In the genome of Montipora foliosa isolate CH-2021 chromosome 3, ASM3666993v2, whole genome shotgun sequence, one region contains:
- the LOC137996768 gene encoding solute carrier family 28 member 3-like isoform X3, with product MEDPPKHNDINLEDSGCVEDGLRSPFSCGDEENTVMLDQLDLSGVNDSKYQSKSSLKPDASPRNDHCFHVLVAKWDDSPEGQKWHEVWKRHSLSIIVICITTLLLIYSIVAIGVSGFEKAQWLFGITMFLWFCLTYMFVRDHWGARIYQLCMEPVIAAVKSWWRYLKWVFLVLILAALGVFFGLDTAKQPIRFVSLAGLFCNILFCWIFSKHRRKIKWRPVIWGLALQFIFGLLILRTTIGFRAFKGLGDQVAHFLDYTDVGAKFVFGDAYLDHFFAFKVLPTIIFFSSVISVCYYAGIMQVVIKKIAWLMQITMKTSAVESLNAAGNIFVGQTEAPLLVRPFLEHVTMSELHAIMTGGFATIAGGVLAAYIEFGVSASHLLSASVMSAPAALAISKIMYPETEIPESLNESEIEIPEGTERNVIEAAAKGASTAIALVANIAANLIAFLAFLAFFNGVLSWIGSMVGHPEFSFEFICSYVLRPVAFIMGVEWEDCDVVAELLGTKTFLNEFVAYIGLSGYIKNRTTLNGLRTISIRSEIIATYALCGFSNVSSIGIQIGGMGPLAPSRRKDMATIAIRTLVAGTVACLMTACIAGVLYDETLYEAAINIASTTVSPINATTGS from the exons ATGGAAGACCCGCCAAAACACAACGATATAAATCTTGAAGACAGTGGCTGCGTCGAAGATGGTCTTCGAAGCCCTTTCAGTTGTGGCGACGAAGAAAACACGGTAATG CTTGATCAGCTAGACTTGTCTGGTGTCAATGACTCAAAATACCAGTCCAAGTCAAGTCTAAAGCCAGATGCCAGTCCAAGAAACGATCATTGTTTTCACGTTCTGGTTGCGAAGTGGGACGATTCCCCTGAGGGACAGAAATGGCATGAGGTGTGGAAGCGGCATAGCTTATCCATCATTGTCATCTGCATCACCACGCTCTTGCTTATCTACAGCATTGTTGCTATTGGTGTGAGTGGATTTGAGAAGGCCCAATGGCTATTTGGCATTACTATGTTTCTTTGGTTCTGTTTGACATACATGTTTGTCCGGGATCATTGGGGAGCTCGCATTTACCAACTGTGCATGGAACCAGTTATAGCTGCAGTAAAGAGCTGGTGGCGATACTTAAAATG GGTTTTCCTTGTTCTTATTCTGGCTGCTCTTGGAGTTTTCTTTGGCCTTGACACTGCCAAACAACCTATACGCTTTGTTTCCCTTGCTGGattattttgcaacattttgttttgttggatATTCTCTAAGCACCGTAGAAAG ATTAAGTGGCGTCCTGTCATCTGGGGTCTTGCTCTGCAGTTTATATTTGGTCTTCTCATTCTACGCACAACAATTGGTTTCCGAGCTTTCAAGGGACTTGGTGACCAAGTTGCCCATTTTCTTGATTATACTGATGTGGGAGCCAAATTTGTGTTTGGAGACGCCTACTTGGACCATTTCTTTGCTTTCAAG GTTCTTCCAACCATCATTTTCTTCAGTTCTGTTATCTCTGTTTGTTATTATGCTGGTATCATGCAAGTTGTTATAAAAAAGATCGCTTGGCTCATGCAGATCACCATGAAAACATCTGCTGTTGAATCACTGAATGCAGCAGGCAACATATTTGTAGGGCAG acaGAGGCACCTCTCCTGGTCAGACCTTTCCTAGAACATGTAACTATGTCGGAACTGCATGCGATCATGACAGGCGGGTTTGCAACAATTGCAGGAGGTGTGCTGGCGGCTTACATTGAGTTTGGTGTTTCGGCATCCCATCTGTTGAGTGCCTCTGTGATGTCTGCACCAGCTGCATTGGCAATATCTAAGATAATGTACCCTGAAACTGAAATTCCAGAATCTCTAAATGAATCAGAAATTGAAATCCCAGAAGG CACTGAAAGAAACGTGATTGAAGCAGCTGCCAAAGGTGCATCCACAGCAATTGCATTAGTTGCCAACATTGCTGCAAATCTGATTGCCTTTCTAGCATTCCTTGCATTTTTTAATGGAGTATTGTCATGGATCGGGTCAATGGTTGGCCATCCAGAATTCAGTTTTGAG TTTATTTGTTCCTATGTCCTGCGCCCAGTGGCGTTCATCATGGGTGTTGAATGGGAAGATTGTGATGTAGTTGCTGAACTTTTGGGGACCAAGACTTTCTTGAATGAATTTGTAGCATATATTGGTTTGTCTGGTTACATCAAGAACAGGACAACTTTGAATGGCTTGCGGACAATATCA ATTCGTTCCGAGATCATAGCGACATACGCGTTATGCGGCTTCTCCAACGTCTCCTCGATTGGCATCCAGATTGGTGGCATGGGTCCACTGGCACCTTCACGGAGAAAAGACATGGCTACAATTGCGATACGGACTCTGGTTGCAGGCACAGTGGCTTGTCTCATGACAGCGTGCATTGCAG GTGTTCTATACGACGAGACACTGTATGAGGCCGCAATAAACATCGCAAGCACTACTGTGTCGCCCATAAATGCAACAACTGGTTCTTGA
- the LOC137996768 gene encoding solute carrier family 28 member 3-like isoform X1, with product MIPESCISLIFTRASSEAKLPATCECSCKFHIPTRMTSLDQLDLSGVNDSKYQSKSSLKPDASPRNDHCFHVLVAKWDDSPEGQKWHEVWKRHSLSIIVICITTLLLIYSIVAIGVSGFEKAQWLFGITMFLWFCLTYMFVRDHWGARIYQLCMEPVIAAVKSWWRYLKWVFLVLILAALGVFFGLDTAKQPIRFVSLAGLFCNILFCWIFSKHRRKIKWRPVIWGLALQFIFGLLILRTTIGFRAFKGLGDQVAHFLDYTDVGAKFVFGDAYLDHFFAFKVLPTIIFFSSVISVCYYAGIMQVVIKKIAWLMQITMKTSAVESLNAAGNIFVGQTEAPLLVRPFLEHVTMSELHAIMTGGFATIAGGVLAAYIEFGVSASHLLSASVMSAPAALAISKIMYPETEIPESLNESEIEIPEGTERNVIEAAAKGASTAIALVANIAANLIAFLAFLAFFNGVLSWIGSMVGHPEFSFEFICSYVLRPVAFIMGVEWEDCDVVAELLGTKTFLNEFVAYIGLSGYIKNRTTLNGLRTISIRSEIIATYALCGFSNVSSIGIQIGGMGPLAPSRRKDMATIAIRTLVAGTVACLMTACIAGVLYDETLYEAAINIASTTVSPINATTGS from the exons ATGATTCCCGAAAGCTGCATATCGTTAATTTTTACACGTGCTAGTAGCGAGGCGAAGCTACCGGCAACTTGTGAGTGTTCTTGTAAATTTCACATACCTACAAGAATGACATCG CTTGATCAGCTAGACTTGTCTGGTGTCAATGACTCAAAATACCAGTCCAAGTCAAGTCTAAAGCCAGATGCCAGTCCAAGAAACGATCATTGTTTTCACGTTCTGGTTGCGAAGTGGGACGATTCCCCTGAGGGACAGAAATGGCATGAGGTGTGGAAGCGGCATAGCTTATCCATCATTGTCATCTGCATCACCACGCTCTTGCTTATCTACAGCATTGTTGCTATTGGTGTGAGTGGATTTGAGAAGGCCCAATGGCTATTTGGCATTACTATGTTTCTTTGGTTCTGTTTGACATACATGTTTGTCCGGGATCATTGGGGAGCTCGCATTTACCAACTGTGCATGGAACCAGTTATAGCTGCAGTAAAGAGCTGGTGGCGATACTTAAAATG GGTTTTCCTTGTTCTTATTCTGGCTGCTCTTGGAGTTTTCTTTGGCCTTGACACTGCCAAACAACCTATACGCTTTGTTTCCCTTGCTGGattattttgcaacattttgttttgttggatATTCTCTAAGCACCGTAGAAAG ATTAAGTGGCGTCCTGTCATCTGGGGTCTTGCTCTGCAGTTTATATTTGGTCTTCTCATTCTACGCACAACAATTGGTTTCCGAGCTTTCAAGGGACTTGGTGACCAAGTTGCCCATTTTCTTGATTATACTGATGTGGGAGCCAAATTTGTGTTTGGAGACGCCTACTTGGACCATTTCTTTGCTTTCAAG GTTCTTCCAACCATCATTTTCTTCAGTTCTGTTATCTCTGTTTGTTATTATGCTGGTATCATGCAAGTTGTTATAAAAAAGATCGCTTGGCTCATGCAGATCACCATGAAAACATCTGCTGTTGAATCACTGAATGCAGCAGGCAACATATTTGTAGGGCAG acaGAGGCACCTCTCCTGGTCAGACCTTTCCTAGAACATGTAACTATGTCGGAACTGCATGCGATCATGACAGGCGGGTTTGCAACAATTGCAGGAGGTGTGCTGGCGGCTTACATTGAGTTTGGTGTTTCGGCATCCCATCTGTTGAGTGCCTCTGTGATGTCTGCACCAGCTGCATTGGCAATATCTAAGATAATGTACCCTGAAACTGAAATTCCAGAATCTCTAAATGAATCAGAAATTGAAATCCCAGAAGG CACTGAAAGAAACGTGATTGAAGCAGCTGCCAAAGGTGCATCCACAGCAATTGCATTAGTTGCCAACATTGCTGCAAATCTGATTGCCTTTCTAGCATTCCTTGCATTTTTTAATGGAGTATTGTCATGGATCGGGTCAATGGTTGGCCATCCAGAATTCAGTTTTGAG TTTATTTGTTCCTATGTCCTGCGCCCAGTGGCGTTCATCATGGGTGTTGAATGGGAAGATTGTGATGTAGTTGCTGAACTTTTGGGGACCAAGACTTTCTTGAATGAATTTGTAGCATATATTGGTTTGTCTGGTTACATCAAGAACAGGACAACTTTGAATGGCTTGCGGACAATATCA ATTCGTTCCGAGATCATAGCGACATACGCGTTATGCGGCTTCTCCAACGTCTCCTCGATTGGCATCCAGATTGGTGGCATGGGTCCACTGGCACCTTCACGGAGAAAAGACATGGCTACAATTGCGATACGGACTCTGGTTGCAGGCACAGTGGCTTGTCTCATGACAGCGTGCATTGCAG GTGTTCTATACGACGAGACACTGTATGAGGCCGCAATAAACATCGCAAGCACTACTGTGTCGCCCATAAATGCAACAACTGGTTCTTGA
- the LOC137996768 gene encoding solute carrier family 28 member 3-like isoform X4 gives MEDPPKHNDINLEDSGCVEDGLRSPFSCGDEENTVMLDQLDLSGVNDSKYQSKSSLKPDASPRNDHCFHVLVAKWDDSPEGQKWHEVWKRHSLSIIVICITTLLLIYSIVAIGVSGFEKAQWLFGITMFLWFCLTYMFVRDHWGARIYQLCMEPVIAAVKSWWRYLKWVFLVLILAALGVFFGLDTAKQPIRFVSLAGLFCNILFCWIFSKHRRKIKWRPVIWGLALQFIFGLLILRTTIGFRAFKGLGDQVAHFLDYTDVGAKFVFGDAYLDHFFAFKVLPTIIFFSSVISVCYYAGIMQVVIKKIAWLMQITMKTSAVESLNAAGNIFVGQTEAPLLVRPFLEHVTMSELHAIMTGGFATIAGGVLAAYIEFGVSASHLLSASVMSAPAALAISKIMYPETEIPESLNESEIEIPEGTERNVIEAAAKGASTAIALVANIAANLIAFLAFLAFFNGVLSWIGSMVGHPEFSFEFICSYVLRPVAFIMGVEWEDCDVVAELLGTKTFLNEFVAYIGLSGYIKNRTTLNGLRTISIRSEIIATYALCGFANIGSIGVILGGLGPMARDRIPDMSKVAIRALVAGTVACFMTACVAGVLYDETLYEAAINIASTTVSPINATTGS, from the exons ATGGAAGACCCGCCAAAACACAACGATATAAATCTTGAAGACAGTGGCTGCGTCGAAGATGGTCTTCGAAGCCCTTTCAGTTGTGGCGACGAAGAAAACACGGTAATG CTTGATCAGCTAGACTTGTCTGGTGTCAATGACTCAAAATACCAGTCCAAGTCAAGTCTAAAGCCAGATGCCAGTCCAAGAAACGATCATTGTTTTCACGTTCTGGTTGCGAAGTGGGACGATTCCCCTGAGGGACAGAAATGGCATGAGGTGTGGAAGCGGCATAGCTTATCCATCATTGTCATCTGCATCACCACGCTCTTGCTTATCTACAGCATTGTTGCTATTGGTGTGAGTGGATTTGAGAAGGCCCAATGGCTATTTGGCATTACTATGTTTCTTTGGTTCTGTTTGACATACATGTTTGTCCGGGATCATTGGGGAGCTCGCATTTACCAACTGTGCATGGAACCAGTTATAGCTGCAGTAAAGAGCTGGTGGCGATACTTAAAATG GGTTTTCCTTGTTCTTATTCTGGCTGCTCTTGGAGTTTTCTTTGGCCTTGACACTGCCAAACAACCTATACGCTTTGTTTCCCTTGCTGGattattttgcaacattttgttttgttggatATTCTCTAAGCACCGTAGAAAG ATTAAGTGGCGTCCTGTCATCTGGGGTCTTGCTCTGCAGTTTATATTTGGTCTTCTCATTCTACGCACAACAATTGGTTTCCGAGCTTTCAAGGGACTTGGTGACCAAGTTGCCCATTTTCTTGATTATACTGATGTGGGAGCCAAATTTGTGTTTGGAGACGCCTACTTGGACCATTTCTTTGCTTTCAAG GTTCTTCCAACCATCATTTTCTTCAGTTCTGTTATCTCTGTTTGTTATTATGCTGGTATCATGCAAGTTGTTATAAAAAAGATCGCTTGGCTCATGCAGATCACCATGAAAACATCTGCTGTTGAATCACTGAATGCAGCAGGCAACATATTTGTAGGGCAG acaGAGGCACCTCTCCTGGTCAGACCTTTCCTAGAACATGTAACTATGTCGGAACTGCATGCGATCATGACAGGCGGGTTTGCAACAATTGCAGGAGGTGTGCTGGCGGCTTACATTGAGTTTGGTGTTTCGGCATCCCATCTGTTGAGTGCCTCTGTGATGTCTGCACCAGCTGCATTGGCAATATCTAAGATAATGTACCCTGAAACTGAAATTCCAGAATCTCTAAATGAATCAGAAATTGAAATCCCAGAAGG CACTGAAAGAAACGTGATTGAAGCAGCTGCCAAAGGTGCATCCACAGCAATTGCATTAGTTGCCAACATTGCTGCAAATCTGATTGCCTTTCTAGCATTCCTTGCATTTTTTAATGGAGTATTGTCATGGATCGGGTCAATGGTTGGCCATCCAGAATTCAGTTTTGAG TTTATTTGTTCCTATGTCCTGCGCCCAGTGGCGTTCATCATGGGTGTTGAATGGGAAGATTGTGATGTAGTTGCTGAACTTTTGGGGACCAAGACTTTCTTGAATGAATTTGTAGCATATATTGGTTTGTCTGGTTACATCAAGAACAGGACAACTTTGAATGGCTTGCGGACAATATCA ATCCGCTCTGAAATTATTGCCACCTACGCCCTTTGTGGCTTTGCCAACATAGGCTCCATCGGAGTAATATTGGGTGGCCTAGGCCCAATGGCTCGGGACAGAATCCCCGACATGTCCAAGGTTGCTATCAGAGCTCTTGTTGCTGGAACTGTAGCTTGTTTTATGACGGCTTGTGTCGCAG GTGTTCTATACGACGAGACACTGTATGAGGCCGCAATAAACATCGCAAGCACTACTGTGTCGCCCATAAATGCAACAACTGGTTCTTGA
- the LOC137996768 gene encoding solute carrier family 28 member 3-like isoform X2 gives MIPESCISLIFTRASSEAKLPATCECSCKFHIPTRMTSLDQLDLSGVNDSKYQSKSSLKPDASPRNDHCFHVLVAKWDDSPEGQKWHEVWKRHSLSIIVICITTLLLIYSIVAIGVSGFEKAQWLFGITMFLWFCLTYMFVRDHWGARIYQLCMEPVIAAVKSWWRYLKWVFLVLILAALGVFFGLDTAKQPIRFVSLAGLFCNILFCWIFSKHRRKIKWRPVIWGLALQFIFGLLILRTTIGFRAFKGLGDQVAHFLDYTDVGAKFVFGDAYLDHFFAFKVLPTIIFFSSVISVCYYAGIMQVVIKKIAWLMQITMKTSAVESLNAAGNIFVGQTEAPLLVRPFLEHVTMSELHAIMTGGFATIAGGVLAAYIEFGVSASHLLSASVMSAPAALAISKIMYPETEIPESLNESEIEIPEGTERNVIEAAAKGASTAIALVANIAANLIAFLAFLAFFNGVLSWIGSMVGHPEFSFEFICSYVLRPVAFIMGVEWEDCDVVAELLGTKTFLNEFVAYIGLSGYIKNRTTLNGLRTISIRSEIIATYALCGFANIGSIGVILGGLGPMARDRIPDMSKVAIRALVAGTVACFMTACVAGVLYDETLYEAAINIASTTVSPINATTGS, from the exons ATGATTCCCGAAAGCTGCATATCGTTAATTTTTACACGTGCTAGTAGCGAGGCGAAGCTACCGGCAACTTGTGAGTGTTCTTGTAAATTTCACATACCTACAAGAATGACATCG CTTGATCAGCTAGACTTGTCTGGTGTCAATGACTCAAAATACCAGTCCAAGTCAAGTCTAAAGCCAGATGCCAGTCCAAGAAACGATCATTGTTTTCACGTTCTGGTTGCGAAGTGGGACGATTCCCCTGAGGGACAGAAATGGCATGAGGTGTGGAAGCGGCATAGCTTATCCATCATTGTCATCTGCATCACCACGCTCTTGCTTATCTACAGCATTGTTGCTATTGGTGTGAGTGGATTTGAGAAGGCCCAATGGCTATTTGGCATTACTATGTTTCTTTGGTTCTGTTTGACATACATGTTTGTCCGGGATCATTGGGGAGCTCGCATTTACCAACTGTGCATGGAACCAGTTATAGCTGCAGTAAAGAGCTGGTGGCGATACTTAAAATG GGTTTTCCTTGTTCTTATTCTGGCTGCTCTTGGAGTTTTCTTTGGCCTTGACACTGCCAAACAACCTATACGCTTTGTTTCCCTTGCTGGattattttgcaacattttgttttgttggatATTCTCTAAGCACCGTAGAAAG ATTAAGTGGCGTCCTGTCATCTGGGGTCTTGCTCTGCAGTTTATATTTGGTCTTCTCATTCTACGCACAACAATTGGTTTCCGAGCTTTCAAGGGACTTGGTGACCAAGTTGCCCATTTTCTTGATTATACTGATGTGGGAGCCAAATTTGTGTTTGGAGACGCCTACTTGGACCATTTCTTTGCTTTCAAG GTTCTTCCAACCATCATTTTCTTCAGTTCTGTTATCTCTGTTTGTTATTATGCTGGTATCATGCAAGTTGTTATAAAAAAGATCGCTTGGCTCATGCAGATCACCATGAAAACATCTGCTGTTGAATCACTGAATGCAGCAGGCAACATATTTGTAGGGCAG acaGAGGCACCTCTCCTGGTCAGACCTTTCCTAGAACATGTAACTATGTCGGAACTGCATGCGATCATGACAGGCGGGTTTGCAACAATTGCAGGAGGTGTGCTGGCGGCTTACATTGAGTTTGGTGTTTCGGCATCCCATCTGTTGAGTGCCTCTGTGATGTCTGCACCAGCTGCATTGGCAATATCTAAGATAATGTACCCTGAAACTGAAATTCCAGAATCTCTAAATGAATCAGAAATTGAAATCCCAGAAGG CACTGAAAGAAACGTGATTGAAGCAGCTGCCAAAGGTGCATCCACAGCAATTGCATTAGTTGCCAACATTGCTGCAAATCTGATTGCCTTTCTAGCATTCCTTGCATTTTTTAATGGAGTATTGTCATGGATCGGGTCAATGGTTGGCCATCCAGAATTCAGTTTTGAG TTTATTTGTTCCTATGTCCTGCGCCCAGTGGCGTTCATCATGGGTGTTGAATGGGAAGATTGTGATGTAGTTGCTGAACTTTTGGGGACCAAGACTTTCTTGAATGAATTTGTAGCATATATTGGTTTGTCTGGTTACATCAAGAACAGGACAACTTTGAATGGCTTGCGGACAATATCA ATCCGCTCTGAAATTATTGCCACCTACGCCCTTTGTGGCTTTGCCAACATAGGCTCCATCGGAGTAATATTGGGTGGCCTAGGCCCAATGGCTCGGGACAGAATCCCCGACATGTCCAAGGTTGCTATCAGAGCTCTTGTTGCTGGAACTGTAGCTTGTTTTATGACGGCTTGTGTCGCAG GTGTTCTATACGACGAGACACTGTATGAGGCCGCAATAAACATCGCAAGCACTACTGTGTCGCCCATAAATGCAACAACTGGTTCTTGA
- the LOC137996768 gene encoding solute carrier family 28 member 3-like isoform X5: MEDPPKHNDINLEDSGCVEDGLRSPFSCGDEENTLDQLDLSGVNDSKYQSKSSLKPDASPRNDHCFHVLVAKWDDSPEGQKWHEVWKRHSLSIIVICITTLLLIYSIVAIGVSGFEKAQWLFGITMFLWFCLTYMFVRDHWGARIYQLCMEPVIAAVKSWWRYLKWVFLVLILAALGVFFGLDTAKQPIRFVSLAGLFCNILFCWIFSKHRRKIKWRPVIWGLALQFIFGLLILRTTIGFRAFKGLGDQVAHFLDYTDVGAKFVFGDAYLDHFFAFKVLPTIIFFSSVISVCYYAGIMQVVIKKIAWLMQITMKTSAVESLNAAGNIFVGQTEAPLLVRPFLEHVTMSELHAIMTGGFATIAGGVLAAYIEFGVSASHLLSASVMSAPAALAISKIMYPETEIPESLNESEIEIPEGTERNVIEAAAKGASTAIALVANIAANLIAFLAFLAFFNGVLSWIGSMVGHPEFSFEFICSYVLRPVAFIMGVEWEDCDVVAELLGTKTFLNEFVAYIGLSGYIKNRTTLNGLRTISIRSEIIATYALCGFSNVSSIGIQIGGMGPLAPSRRKDMATIAIRTLVAGTVACLMTACIAGVLYDETLYEAAINIASTTVSPINATTGS, translated from the exons ATGGAAGACCCGCCAAAACACAACGATATAAATCTTGAAGACAGTGGCTGCGTCGAAGATGGTCTTCGAAGCCCTTTCAGTTGTGGCGACGAAGAAAACACG CTTGATCAGCTAGACTTGTCTGGTGTCAATGACTCAAAATACCAGTCCAAGTCAAGTCTAAAGCCAGATGCCAGTCCAAGAAACGATCATTGTTTTCACGTTCTGGTTGCGAAGTGGGACGATTCCCCTGAGGGACAGAAATGGCATGAGGTGTGGAAGCGGCATAGCTTATCCATCATTGTCATCTGCATCACCACGCTCTTGCTTATCTACAGCATTGTTGCTATTGGTGTGAGTGGATTTGAGAAGGCCCAATGGCTATTTGGCATTACTATGTTTCTTTGGTTCTGTTTGACATACATGTTTGTCCGGGATCATTGGGGAGCTCGCATTTACCAACTGTGCATGGAACCAGTTATAGCTGCAGTAAAGAGCTGGTGGCGATACTTAAAATG GGTTTTCCTTGTTCTTATTCTGGCTGCTCTTGGAGTTTTCTTTGGCCTTGACACTGCCAAACAACCTATACGCTTTGTTTCCCTTGCTGGattattttgcaacattttgttttgttggatATTCTCTAAGCACCGTAGAAAG ATTAAGTGGCGTCCTGTCATCTGGGGTCTTGCTCTGCAGTTTATATTTGGTCTTCTCATTCTACGCACAACAATTGGTTTCCGAGCTTTCAAGGGACTTGGTGACCAAGTTGCCCATTTTCTTGATTATACTGATGTGGGAGCCAAATTTGTGTTTGGAGACGCCTACTTGGACCATTTCTTTGCTTTCAAG GTTCTTCCAACCATCATTTTCTTCAGTTCTGTTATCTCTGTTTGTTATTATGCTGGTATCATGCAAGTTGTTATAAAAAAGATCGCTTGGCTCATGCAGATCACCATGAAAACATCTGCTGTTGAATCACTGAATGCAGCAGGCAACATATTTGTAGGGCAG acaGAGGCACCTCTCCTGGTCAGACCTTTCCTAGAACATGTAACTATGTCGGAACTGCATGCGATCATGACAGGCGGGTTTGCAACAATTGCAGGAGGTGTGCTGGCGGCTTACATTGAGTTTGGTGTTTCGGCATCCCATCTGTTGAGTGCCTCTGTGATGTCTGCACCAGCTGCATTGGCAATATCTAAGATAATGTACCCTGAAACTGAAATTCCAGAATCTCTAAATGAATCAGAAATTGAAATCCCAGAAGG CACTGAAAGAAACGTGATTGAAGCAGCTGCCAAAGGTGCATCCACAGCAATTGCATTAGTTGCCAACATTGCTGCAAATCTGATTGCCTTTCTAGCATTCCTTGCATTTTTTAATGGAGTATTGTCATGGATCGGGTCAATGGTTGGCCATCCAGAATTCAGTTTTGAG TTTATTTGTTCCTATGTCCTGCGCCCAGTGGCGTTCATCATGGGTGTTGAATGGGAAGATTGTGATGTAGTTGCTGAACTTTTGGGGACCAAGACTTTCTTGAATGAATTTGTAGCATATATTGGTTTGTCTGGTTACATCAAGAACAGGACAACTTTGAATGGCTTGCGGACAATATCA ATTCGTTCCGAGATCATAGCGACATACGCGTTATGCGGCTTCTCCAACGTCTCCTCGATTGGCATCCAGATTGGTGGCATGGGTCCACTGGCACCTTCACGGAGAAAAGACATGGCTACAATTGCGATACGGACTCTGGTTGCAGGCACAGTGGCTTGTCTCATGACAGCGTGCATTGCAG GTGTTCTATACGACGAGACACTGTATGAGGCCGCAATAAACATCGCAAGCACTACTGTGTCGCCCATAAATGCAACAACTGGTTCTTGA